CTTTTCCAACAAGGAGAAGCTGACCTTCGGCCGTTGGACCGACGAAAAATACTTCGATGTCGACAAGGTCCTCGCTGCCTTCGGCAACATGCCAGGTGAAATGATTGACTACGGTGCGAAGGCCCTCAAGCCTGTAGAGAACTACATTAGCAACTATCTAAAACTCTACGACAATCTGGATAATCCTCAAATCGTTGAGGCCTGGCACGCCATGAACACCTGGATCAGGGACACGATCCCCGTGACCGGCGCGGCCTTCCGTCAACTCATTATTGACCTGTATCGCAACGATCGGCTCATGAAGGGGGAACTCTTGATTCGTGGAGAGCGAGTGGACCTGAGTCGGCTGCGAGCCAACCTGCTGACCGTGATTGCCGAGGGCGATCACATCACCCCACCCTGCCAATCGGAGTCGATCCTTGACAAGGTCAGCAGTTCCGACAAGGAGATCTTCCGCGTCAAGGGAGGCCATATTGGCATTATGGTTGGAAATGCAGCACACACACGCACCTGGCCATACATCGAACGCTGGCTCGGCGCCCGCTCCAAGTAGCGTTTGCTGGGGAGCTCCTTCTAGAGCACCAGCGGTCCTCTGGATCTCCTACATGTAGCAGCCGCCGTTGATGTTGATCTGTTGACCGGTTATGTAATCGCCATAGGTGACCAGAAACGACACGGCCGCGGCGATCTCTTCAGGCTGGGCAAAGCGTCCCAGCGGGATTCTCCCGCGAATCTTCTCTCGGATCTCCGAAGATACTCCGGCGAACATGTCGGTCTCGGTATAACCTGGCGCGATCGTATTGGCGGTGATGTTGTGCTTAGCGACTTCGAGAGCAAGCGATTTGGTAAATGCGATGATGGCACCTTTACTGGCTGCGTAGTTGGCCTGGCCGAAGGCGCCTGCCTGCCCCACCACCGAACTGATACTGACGATCCGTCCGAACTTTTGTTCTATCATCGCCGGCAACGCAGCGCTGGTGCAGTAGAAGTTGCTGTTGAGATTAGTGTTGATCACGTGATCCCATTCGTCACTCACCATTTTGACCATCGATTTGTCACGTGTGACACCGGCGTTGTTTATCAGGATGTCGAGGCGCTTGCGCGGAGAATCAAGCACATTCTTCACGACCCGGCGCGCGTCCTCCTGATCCGACACGTCGCCCTGGACCAGCAGGCAATCCAAATCGGCCTCTTGTAGTGCATCGTGGAGTGAGGCTGCACTCTCGCCACTCGTCCGGTAGTTAATGGCGACTGTGGCTCCCTGACTAGCGAGTGCAATTGCGATAGCACGTCCGATGCCGCGGCCGGCACCCGTGACAAGGGCAACCTTGCCCTTGAGAGACTTCGTTGTAGGAATGTTAAGTTGATCTACTGCAATATTGACGTGATCCACTACCGATGCTGTGCTCATGGCGCCCATCCTTTTTTAAGAGTTGACTGCCTCAAAAATTGCAGCGATG
This genomic window from Terriglobus albidus contains:
- a CDS encoding 3-oxoacyl-ACP reductase family protein, whose product is MSTASVVDHVNIAVDQLNIPTTKSLKGKVALVTGAGRGIGRAIAIALASQGATVAINYRTSGESAASLHDALQEADLDCLLVQGDVSDQEDARRVVKNVLDSPRKRLDILINNAGVTRDKSMVKMVSDEWDHVINTNLNSNFYCTSAALPAMIEQKFGRIVSISSVVGQAGAFGQANYAASKGAIIAFTKSLALEVAKHNITANTIAPGYTETDMFAGVSSEIREKIRGRIPLGRFAQPEEIAAAVSFLVTYGDYITGQQININGGCYM
- a CDS encoding alpha/beta fold hydrolase, with translation MAQAPVVTDQYAILAQRLQTLTRVMTTNAPIAQTPKQLVWTLNKAKLYRYVPAASHQERHRVPLLLIFALMNRPSILDLRPGNSFVEFLVERGYDLYLLDWGMPGPEDKNLKFDDYTLDYLPRAIRKVKTLSGVEEVSVLGWCIGAILTTIYAALRPDDGLRNLILLTAPLDFSNKEKLTFGRWTDEKYFDVDKVLAAFGNMPGEMIDYGAKALKPVENYISNYLKLYDNLDNPQIVEAWHAMNTWIRDTIPVTGAAFRQLIIDLYRNDRLMKGELLIRGERVDLSRLRANLLTVIAEGDHITPPCQSESILDKVSSSDKEIFRVKGGHIGIMVGNAAHTRTWPYIERWLGARSK